The Anaerolineae bacterium genomic interval CTTGAAACTTTATACCCTTGGTGGTTTTGCCGTCTCTCACATCAAGACAGGGTATGATCCTTTTACTCAGCATGGCGACCATCCCAAATGCAAAAATTCTCCAAAAGCCTCAGCCCTGCCTTGCCGCTCTTTTCCGGATGAAATTGCACTGCTATCAGGTTCTTATGGCCAATGACAGAGGCAAACTCCATACCATGGCAAGTCGTCCCGAACACATATTTATCCGATGCAGGCAGAGTATAATACGCATGCACAAAATAGAACTCATCTTCCGGGGCGATACCTTCCAGAACCGGATGTTCTTTCCGCAAATTTACGCTGTTCCAGCCCATATGGGGTATTTTGAGCCGATCCTTTTCTTCAGAAAAAAGCGGCTGAGGAAACAATTCAACATTTCCCTTGATAAGCCCTAAACACCCGGCTTCATTTTCACGGCTCCTTTCCAAAATAATCTGCGCGCCGAGACATATCCCAAGGATCGGCTTGCCGGCATTAAACTCATACCTCAACACCTCATCCAACCCCAGGCGCTTTAGATCGGACATGGCCTTGCCGGCTGCCCCTACACCCGGAAAGATGATCCTTTCACAGCTCAAGATTTCCTCCCGGCGTTGAGTAATCCTGCACCCATAGCCCAATTTTTTCAGGGCACGCTCCACACTGCTCAGGTTGCCGGCCTTATAATCAATAATTGCAATCATTATGTTTACTTATATTATTAGAGCTCCGAGCACTAAAGGTCAAGGTTTATCTCCTTTCCAGACAGTCCTTTGACAGGCCTTCATCAAATCCTACAGGGTAGCATCCATCAAAACATGCTTTGCAGAAGTTATTCTCAGGGCTATCCATACCGGTTGACTTAAGAAGACCCTCAAGACTGATATAATGAAGAGAATCCAGGCCCAGCAGCTCGCGAAGCTCTTTAATAGATTTGTTTGCCGCTATCAATTCACCTTTGGTCGGAAAATCTATTCCATAATGACATGGAAAGCGAAGCGGAGGGGAGCTAACGCGTATATGCACCCTCTTTACGCCTAACTCACGCAGGGCTTTTACTCTTGTCTTAACTGTGGTTCCACGTATTATTGAATCGTCTATTATAATAATATCTTTGCCCTTTAAAAGCTCTTTTACAGGATTCAGTTTTACCCTTACACCAAAATCACGCATGCTCTGTGTTGGTTGAATAAATGTTCTGCCCACATAGTGATTCCGGATCATAGCCATCTCAAAGGGGATGCCGGAAGCTTCCGAATAACCCAAAGCCGCATAAGTTCCTGAATCAGGAAAAGGCATAACAAAATCTGCTTCAACATGAGCTTCTCCGGCAAGGCATCTGCCATGCGTCTTTCTCGTTTGATAAACATTAAGCCCGAATATTGTGCTGTCCGGCCTTGCAAAATAGATCAATTCAAATATGCAAAATGTTCGTTTTGCAGTAATGGGCGACTTTATGCTTTTTATCCCGTTTTCTCCTATAATGACTATCTCGCCTGGATCGAGCTCCCTTATAAACTTCGCCTCAACAAGATCAAGAGCGCATGTTTCCGACGCAAGCACATAGCATCCATTAAGTTTTCCGAGACACAGGGGCCTGAAACCGTTTGGATCCTTTATGCCAATGACCTCTCCGTTGCTTGTAAGCATAATAAAAGAAAAGGCGCCTTTCATCCTGGATACAGTTTCAACAAGAGCCTCTTCAAATCCTAATTTCAGGCTTTTTACAAAAAGATGGAGAAAAATCTCGCTGTCCGTGGTGGTCTGAAAAATCGATCCGGTTGTTTCAAGCTCATTTTTCAGGCTATACGCGTTTACCAGATTGCCGTTGTGGGCGACAGCATAAGATTTTTTTCTGTGATGTATAACAAAAGGTTGTGCATTGGAGAGCACCGAACTTCCTGTTGTGGAATAACGGACATGTCCTATAGCGCTTTCACCCTTTAATTGCTCCAGATGGGTCTTCTCGAAAACATCAGGCACAAGCCCCATTCCCTTGAACGCTGTGATGTTTTTGTTGCCGGCTGTTGCTATGCCGGCGCTTTCTTGCCCCCTGTGCTGGAGAGCATACAAACCAAAATATGTAATCTTGGCTGCTTCAGGATAACCGCAAAGACCAAACAGTCCACATGCTTCCCGGGGTTTTTCCAGGTATCTTTCCATTATATTATCATCTTACTTATTATACTCCTGAATCGATTTAACCGAAAACTTTTTTCTTTTTATTGCCGTTATTCCCCTGCACATGGCCATTGCGCCGGCTACTGTTGTGGCATAAGGGATATTATATTTTATGGTAGCGCGTCTTATATCATACCCGTCATGTTTGGTTTCTCCTCCTGAACCCGTATTTATAACCAGTTGAATCTCTTTGTTCTTGATCGCATCCACGACATGCGGGCGACCAAGAGAAACCTTGTTTATCATTTTATTTTCTATTCCGTGTTTAGCCAGGAACAATGAAGTTCCACAGGTTGCCATAATCGTAAAACCTATGTCGCTATATTGAGATGCGACGGAAAGGGCTGCTTCTTTATCACTATTCTTTACACTGATAAAAACTGTTCCAGAAACAGGTAGGTTCTGTCCAGCCCCGATCTGTGCCTTGGCATAAGCAGACCCGAATTTCGATCCTATGCCCATGACCTCTCCGGTTGATTTCATCTCAGGCCCAAGAAGTGTGTCAACATCAGGAAACCTGTCAAACGGAAGCACAGCCTCCTTTACTGAAACATGATTGGGAATTCTTTGGCAGGTAAAACCAAGTTCGTTTAAGCTGCGACCAAGCATAACCTTTGTGGCGAGCTTTGCAAGGGGCACACCGGTCGCCTTGCTGACAAACGGAATTGTCCTGGAAGCCCTTGGATTTACTTCAAGCACATATATACGATTATCCCTAATAGCATATTGCACATTTATCAGGCCTATGACATTTAATTCCGACGCCATGGCTTTTGTAGCGATTATTATTTCTTCCAGAGTATCGGTATCCAGGCTGTACGGAGGAAGAACACAGGCCGAATCACCTGAATGGATGCCGGCCTCCTCAATATGCTCCATAATGCCGCCGATTGTGCTTGTCTTTCCATCTGAAATTGCATCCACATCAACCTCAACAGCATCTTCCAGAAACTTGTCTATCAGCACCGGATGCCCCGGAGATGCCAGGATGGCAAGCCTTGTAAAATTTTCCAGATCCTTCCGATTATATACTATCTTCATCGCCCTTCCGCCAAGCACATAGGAAGGCCTGACGATTACAGGATATCCGATCTCTTCCGCAACAGCCACGGCCTCTTCAACATTTACAGCAGTGCCGTTTGCAGGCTGAACAAGGCCCAGCTTTTTTAACATGGCCTGAAAAAGCTCACGATCTTCAGCGCGATTAATACTTTCCGGCTGTGTACCCAATATGGGGACACCGGCCTCAGCCAAAGGAACGGCAAGATTTAAAGGGGTCTGACCGCCGAACTGGACAATCACTCCCATAGGCTTTTCAGTTTCAAAAATGTGCAGCACATCCTCCTTTGTAAGAGGTTCAAAATAAAGCTTGTCGGATGTGTCGTAATCTGTGCTCACAGTTTCAGGATTACTGTTTACCATTATGCTTTCGACACCTTCTTCCCTAAGCGCAAAAGAAGCATGGACGCAACAATAATCGAATTCAATCCCCTGCCCTATTCTGTTGGGGCCCCCTCCTAAAATCATCACCTTCTTTTTGTCAGAAACCCTTGCTTCGCTCTCCATCTCATAGGTGGAATAGAAATATGGTGTTGAAGCCTTGAATTCTGCTGCGCATGTATCAACAAGCTTGTAAACAGGACGGATGCCGAGGGCCTTGCGGTTTTTCTCCACACTTTTTTCACTGAAACCTGTAAGACAGGCTATCTGTATATCTGAAAAACCCCACGACTTTGCTTTTTTTAACAGCGAAATTGAAGTTTCATCATTCCTGGTCGTAAGGGTTGAAGCAATCTCCCGTTCAAGTTCAACTACTTGCTTAAGCTGATACAGAAACCATGGATCAATGCGGGTTAACCCATAAATGGATTGAATCGACATTCCTTTAATCAGGGCATAACGAAGATAAAAAATTCTCTCGGAATTTGGCGTTGCGAGTTTCTGCTGGATTTGATTTAAAGATAATTCCTCGTTATCCTTACCATCACCGCCCAAACCGTAACGTCCTGTTTCAAGTGATCTTAAAGCTTTCTGCAGAGCTTCCTTAAATGTTCTGCCGATGGCCATTGTTTCACCGACAGATTTCATGGCCGTGGTAAGGTAATCTTTGGTTTCAGGGAATTTTTCAAAAGTCCATCGCGGTATTTTGACTACACAGTAATCAAGGGCCGGCTCAAAGGACGCAAGTGTCTTCCCTGTAATGTCGTTTGGAATTTCATCAAGGGTATATCCCACCGCCAGTTTAGCGGCTATCCTGGCAATAGGGAAACCTGTGGCCTTTGAAGCAAGAGCGCTGCTTCGCGAAACCCTTGGATTCATCTCAACAACAATCATTTCCCCGTTTTCAGGATTGACGGCAAACTGTACATTTGAGCCCCCGGTATCAACCCCTATTTCACGCATGATTGCAATAGAGGCATCCCTCATCACCTGGTATTCTTTATCGCTTAAGGTCTGGATCGGAGCGACCGTAATACTGTCGCCCGTGTGTATGCCCATGGGGTCCATATTCTCTATGGAGCATACAATAACAACATTATCATTCTTATCCCGCATGACCTCAAGTTCATATTCCTTCCAGCCCAACACAGATTCCTCAAGCATTATCTGCCCGATTAAACTTGCGTCCAACCCTGTTTTGGATAGTTTTTCCAGGTCTTCGGGATTATAGGCAACACCGCCCCCTGTTCCTCCAAGGGTGAAGCTCGGCCGAATAATGATCGGAAATCCAATCTTATCTGCTATGGCTGCGACCTGCACCATATCTGTTGCTATCCCGCTTTTGGGTATGCGAAGCCCTATCCTCTCCATTGAATTTCGGAAAAGGTCCCTGTCTTCAGCCTTTTTTATGGATTCAATCGACGCCCCTATCATCTCGACACCGAATTTGTCTAACACGCCCATCTCTGCAACTTGAACGGCTGTATTAAGCCCTGTCTGGCCGCCCAGGGTCGGAAGCAAAGCATCAGGCCGCTCCCTTTCGATTACCATCGCAACTATCTCAGGGGTAACAGGCTCAATATAGGTTTGATCGGCTATTTCAGGATCGGTCATGATCGTCGCGGGATTGCTGTTGACGAGAACAACCTTATAACCTTCCTCTTTTAAGGCCTTGCACGCCTGAGTACCCGAGTAATCAAACTCACAACCCTGGCTAATGATTATGGGACCGGCTCCGATTATAAGAATCTTATGTATGTCTGTGCGTTTCGGCATTATTTCATTAAAAAATTTTTTTTGACAAGATTAACAGGATATTCAGGATTAAAACATCAAAACTTATCATGTAAATCCTCATTAAAATCCTTTACTTTGCGTTTGGTTGCAACTTTCAGTTCATCAAAATTAATAATTAGCGCCTGAACAAAAACTTTCTTCTTTGTCATTTCGACCGAAGGGAGAAATCTTTAAAAGTTTTTTTCAAAGGGCTAAGATGTTATCATTTTTTTAAATTCATCAAAGAGATATTTTGAATCATGGGGACCGGGAGATGCTTCAGGATGGTATTGCACTGAAAAAACAGGATATTTCGTATGTCTGAAGCCTTCCAAAGTATTATCATTTAAATTTATGTGGGTTATTTCAACATCTTTATTACTCAGGCTATCGACATCTACAACAAATCCATGGTTTTGAGAAGTAATCTCGACCTTTCCGGTTAAAAGATTCTTAACAGGCTGATTAGCGCCCCGGTGACCGAATTTTAATTTAAAAGTTTTTCCGCCCAGGGCGAGCGCCATTATCTGATGTCCAAGGCATATACCAAACATGGGCCGATATCCCAAAAGCTCCCTTATGGTTTCTATGGCATATGTAACAGGTTCAGGATCACCAGGGCCGTTGGAAAGAAAAACCCCATCAGGTTCCATTGCTTTTACAGTATCAGCAGATGTTGAAGCCGGCACAACGATGATTTCAAATCCTGCCTTTTCCAGGCATCTTAAAATATTATATTTTATCCCAAAGTCAAAGGCGATAACCGAATGTTTCTTTCCTTTATGTCTCCAAATGGTTTTATCAAACATTAAGTCGCGATCAACCGAAACCCGCCTTCCGTCAATCCAATAATAGGGAAGCCTGGTAGTTACATCCCTCACAAGATCCTGCCCTGCTATGCAGGGTATCTTCTTTGCCTTTTTCACGCATGACAATTGGTCAAGATCATGTGTTGAAATAAATGCCCGCATGGCGCCGGCATTCCGGATATGCCTTGTAAGCGCGCGTGTATCAAGCTCCTCTATCCCAAGAACACTTTTTCCATTAAAGCCGGATTTTAAATAATCCGCAAGTGTGGAAGTGGATCTGAAATTGCTTGGAAAATTTTGATATTCTTTAACAAGGAAACCAGAGACCTGTATGCGATCAGACTCGACATCTTCAGGATTAACGCCATAGTTTCCTATCAGAGGATAGGTCATTGTCACTATCTGTCCTCTATATGAGGGATCAGTAAGAACCTCCTGGTATCCTGTCATGCTTGTATTAAACACAACTTCACCCCAGGCCTCTCCGGGCCCTGTAAAAGACCGGCATGTAAAGGTACGTCCGTCTTCAAGCGCTAATAATGCTTTCATGCCCTAACCCCTGATCCCTGCCCCGTGATCCCTGCCCCGTGATCCCTGTGAAAGGGTCATTTCCCACAAGATTCCAGATCCCGCAAGGGCATGCACCCGCGCAAAATCCGCAGCCTATACACCTGGTTTCATCCACAATATATTCAAAATCATCCTTTTCTCTTTCCTGTCTGCTAATCGCGCTTTCAGGACAGACAGCTACACAGATTCCGCAATCCCTGCAAGTTCCGCACGAGGAACATTGAGATCCACAATGATCAAGATCATCAAAAAACGTCACCCTTGGATCAAAATATTCAAGAGATACCCGGTTGCGATCAATCCTTTGGCGGGTATCGCCCAATGGGCGCTTTCCGTCAATAATATCGATAATCGCATTCGCGGCCTTCCTACCGGCTCCTATTGCATCTGTCAACAGCCCTGGCCTTACAACATCTCCAATGGCAAAAATTTTTGCGTCGGTTGTCTGATAATGCTCATTTACTACAATAAATCCTCTCTCAGTGGCCACATTTTTTGGAAGAAATTGCAGATCCGGCACATCTCCAATAGATATTATAATTGTGTCGGCAGGAATTATCTCTCCTGTTGTAAGCATTACCCCTTCTTCGGTAATCTCCTTTGTAAAGCAGGGCCACTTGAACGTTGCCCCGATAGCCTCTGCGCTTTCCCTTTCCTTGCCGAATGAGGCCGGTTCCTGGACATCGATCAGCATAATTTCTTTTGCTCCCAACCTGTGGGCTTCACTGGCAACATCACAGCCGACATTTCCAGCGCCTATTATCACAACACGCTTCCCAGGTTTTGCCTTTCCCTGCTTTGCCTGTATTAGAAAGTCAAAGGCGGTAATCATCCTTTTTTTTCCAGGCACTGGAAGGGTTCTGGGTGTATATGCACCCGCGGCTATAACGATGAAGTCAAAGTCTTCCCTTAATTGCTCCATTTCTTTTTTGTCAAGACGTTGCTGAAGATGCACATGAGATATTACCTTTTCAACCCTTTCCAGTTCAGTTGAAAAGACTTCGCGAGGAATACGGCTGTCTGGAATAACCGAAGATATCTTTCCGCCCAATCTCTTTGCCATGTCATAAACAGTTGCTTTATGTCCCTGCATTCGGAGCTGCCAGGCTATGGATATTCCTGCCGGCCCTCCTCCAATTACTGCAATTTTTTTCCCGCTTTCCGGCGGCAGTTCCGGAAGATTCGCCTTTATACTTACCTGTCCGAGCTTTGTTACATCAATTGGAGACATGGAATCTGAAATCCGGGTGCAGGCCTTCATACATGGGTTTGGACATAGATACCCGCAAACTGTGGCTGGAAATGGTGTATATGAAAGAGCCAGATCCAGAGCCTCATCCACACGACCATCCCGAATCATAGCCCATCTTTTATGAACAGGAATACCAATTGGGCAAGCGGCTTCACAGGGAGCCATATATTTCCGGTTTTCCCATACAGGAACAAAACGCCTTAAATCACCGGTTGTAATTATTGGAATAGGACTTCTGTCAATATCTGTAAGATCGCCAATCAAACCTCCTTTGCCAAGCTCCTTATCCCAAATACCATCCCTGAAAGATTGCATGGATCTGCTCCGGCCTTCAAGCCTTTCATGGGGAGAGCGTGCAATTAGAAGCTGCCACTCCTTCCTGTATGATATTT includes:
- the hisH gene encoding imidazole glycerol phosphate synthase subunit HisH; its protein translation is MIAIIDYKAGNLSSVERALKKLGYGCRITQRREEILSCERIIFPGVGAAGKAMSDLKRLGLDEVLRYEFNAGKPILGICLGAQIILERSRENEAGCLGLIKGNVELFPQPLFSEEKDRLKIPHMGWNSVNLRKEHPVLEGIAPEDEFYFVHAYYTLPASDKYVFGTTCHGMEFASVIGHKNLIAVQFHPEKSGKAGLRLLENFCIWDGRHAE
- the purF gene encoding amidophosphoribosyltransferase, coding for MERYLEKPREACGLFGLCGYPEAAKITYFGLYALQHRGQESAGIATAGNKNITAFKGMGLVPDVFEKTHLEQLKGESAIGHVRYSTTGSSVLSNAQPFVIHHRKKSYAVAHNGNLVNAYSLKNELETTGSIFQTTTDSEIFLHLFVKSLKLGFEEALVETVSRMKGAFSFIMLTSNGEVIGIKDPNGFRPLCLGKLNGCYVLASETCALDLVEAKFIRELDPGEIVIIGENGIKSIKSPITAKRTFCIFELIYFARPDSTIFGLNVYQTRKTHGRCLAGEAHVEADFVMPFPDSGTYAALGYSEASGIPFEMAMIRNHYVGRTFIQPTQSMRDFGVRVKLNPVKELLKGKDIIIIDDSIIRGTTVKTRVKALRELGVKRVHIRVSSPPLRFPCHYGIDFPTKGELIAANKSIKELRELLGLDSLHYISLEGLLKSTGMDSPENNFCKACFDGCYPVGFDEGLSKDCLERR
- the carB gene encoding carbamoyl-phosphate synthase large subunit, whose translation is MPKRTDIHKILIIGAGPIIISQGCEFDYSGTQACKALKEEGYKVVLVNSNPATIMTDPEIADQTYIEPVTPEIVAMVIERERPDALLPTLGGQTGLNTAVQVAEMGVLDKFGVEMIGASIESIKKAEDRDLFRNSMERIGLRIPKSGIATDMVQVAAIADKIGFPIIIRPSFTLGGTGGGVAYNPEDLEKLSKTGLDASLIGQIMLEESVLGWKEYELEVMRDKNDNVVIVCSIENMDPMGIHTGDSITVAPIQTLSDKEYQVMRDASIAIMREIGVDTGGSNVQFAVNPENGEMIVVEMNPRVSRSSALASKATGFPIARIAAKLAVGYTLDEIPNDITGKTLASFEPALDYCVVKIPRWTFEKFPETKDYLTTAMKSVGETMAIGRTFKEALQKALRSLETGRYGLGGDGKDNEELSLNQIQQKLATPNSERIFYLRYALIKGMSIQSIYGLTRIDPWFLYQLKQVVELEREIASTLTTRNDETSISLLKKAKSWGFSDIQIACLTGFSEKSVEKNRKALGIRPVYKLVDTCAAEFKASTPYFYSTYEMESEARVSDKKKVMILGGGPNRIGQGIEFDYCCVHASFALREEGVESIMVNSNPETVSTDYDTSDKLYFEPLTKEDVLHIFETEKPMGVIVQFGGQTPLNLAVPLAEAGVPILGTQPESINRAEDRELFQAMLKKLGLVQPANGTAVNVEEAVAVAEEIGYPVIVRPSYVLGGRAMKIVYNRKDLENFTRLAILASPGHPVLIDKFLEDAVEVDVDAISDGKTSTIGGIMEHIEEAGIHSGDSACVLPPYSLDTDTLEEIIIATKAMASELNVIGLINVQYAIRDNRIYVLEVNPRASRTIPFVSKATGVPLAKLATKVMLGRSLNELGFTCQRIPNHVSVKEAVLPFDRFPDVDTLLGPEMKSTGEVMGIGSKFGSAYAKAQIGAGQNLPVSGTVFISVKNSDKEAALSVASQYSDIGFTIMATCGTSLFLAKHGIENKMINKVSLGRPHVVDAIKNKEIQLVINTGSGGETKHDGYDIRRATIKYNIPYATTVAGAMAMCRGITAIKRKKFSVKSIQEYNK
- the carA gene encoding glutamine-hydrolyzing carbamoyl-phosphate synthase small subunit, translating into MKALLALEDGRTFTCRSFTGPGEAWGEVVFNTSMTGYQEVLTDPSYRGQIVTMTYPLIGNYGVNPEDVESDRIQVSGFLVKEYQNFPSNFRSTSTLADYLKSGFNGKSVLGIEELDTRALTRHIRNAGAMRAFISTHDLDQLSCVKKAKKIPCIAGQDLVRDVTTRLPYYWIDGRRVSVDRDLMFDKTIWRHKGKKHSVIAFDFGIKYNILRCLEKAGFEIIVVPASTSADTVKAMEPDGVFLSNGPGDPEPVTYAIETIRELLGYRPMFGICLGHQIMALALGGKTFKLKFGHRGANQPVKNLLTGKVEITSQNHGFVVDVDSLSNKDVEITHINLNDNTLEGFRHTKYPVFSVQYHPEASPGPHDSKYLFDEFKKMITS
- a CDS encoding FAD-dependent oxidoreductase, which codes for MDKEQYVISGKKDRYRLDSRALEEEIQDAVARGYRYLKIKAYGQHGIGGRLWKAGKEAVHIEIDGYSGQRTGSLGFPNTYIEIMGSASDDVGWLNAGAQIIIHGNASNGVANGMAQGKVYVSGSIGARGMTMTKHNPRFDPPELWVLGSVGDYFGEFMAGGISVVCGFEAQTPDNILGYRPFVGMVGGKVFFRGPHGGFSHADSKIVPVEDEDWNWFIKNLKIFLKSIKRPELFEKISYRKEWQLLIARSPHERLEGRSRSMQSFRDGIWDKELGKGGLIGDLTDIDRSPIPIITTGDLRRFVPVWENRKYMAPCEAACPIGIPVHKRWAMIRDGRVDEALDLALSYTPFPATVCGYLCPNPCMKACTRISDSMSPIDVTKLGQVSIKANLPELPPESGKKIAVIGGGPAGISIAWQLRMQGHKATVYDMAKRLGGKISSVIPDSRIPREVFSTELERVEKVISHVHLQQRLDKKEMEQLREDFDFIVIAAGAYTPRTLPVPGKKRMITAFDFLIQAKQGKAKPGKRVVIIGAGNVGCDVASEAHRLGAKEIMLIDVQEPASFGKERESAEAIGATFKWPCFTKEITEEGVMLTTGEIIPADTIIISIGDVPDLQFLPKNVATERGFIVVNEHYQTTDAKIFAIGDVVRPGLLTDAIGAGRKAANAIIDIIDGKRPLGDTRQRIDRNRVSLEYFDPRVTFFDDLDHCGSQCSSCGTCRDCGICVAVCPESAISRQEREKDDFEYIVDETRCIGCGFCAGACPCGIWNLVGNDPFTGITGQGSRGRDQGLGHESIISA